From a single Sphingobium lignivorans genomic region:
- a CDS encoding tetratricopeptide repeat protein, with the protein MTGLVIALLLATLTAAAILLSARIPLRAIAPVAAALLLGLAGYAWQGHPGLFGKPVSADTGQAKFDEALAEKRREIGERISSATKWLVVSDALARSGNTKDAANVLQSGLRENPRDPNLWVGLGNALLAHGNGTLSPASDYAFRQALTIDPQSVSANYFYGLALAESGQFERSRDMWLKLAARLPEDMELREELIRNVALINALIERREAMSRGGEQAP; encoded by the coding sequence ATGACCGGTCTCGTCATTGCCCTGCTGCTGGCGACGCTGACGGCCGCCGCGATCCTCCTGTCCGCCCGCATCCCGCTGCGCGCGATCGCGCCGGTGGCGGCAGCGCTGCTGCTCGGGCTCGCCGGCTATGCCTGGCAGGGTCATCCGGGCCTCTTCGGCAAGCCGGTGTCGGCCGACACCGGGCAAGCCAAGTTCGACGAGGCCCTTGCCGAGAAGCGGCGCGAGATCGGCGAGCGGATTTCCTCGGCGACGAAATGGCTGGTCGTCTCGGACGCGCTGGCGCGCAGCGGCAATACCAAGGATGCCGCCAATGTGTTGCAGTCCGGGCTGCGCGAGAACCCCAGGGATCCCAATCTCTGGGTTGGCTTGGGCAACGCGCTGCTCGCGCATGGCAATGGCACGCTGTCGCCCGCCAGCGACTATGCGTTCCGCCAAGCGCTGACGATCGACCCGCAAAGCGTTTCCGCGAACTATTTCTATGGGCTGGCGCTTGCCGAATCGGGGCAGTTCGAGCGTTCCAGGGACATGTGGCTGAAACTGGCCGCCCGCTTGCCGGAAGACATGGAACTGCGCGAGGAACTGATCCGCAACGTGGCGCTCATCAATGCCCTGATCGAGCGCCGCGAGGCGATGTCCCGGGGTGGCGAGCAGGCGCCGTGA
- a CDS encoding potassium transporter Kup, whose amino-acid sequence MTDDCGSGGPVTTPDQATPADGAGAAAPAESSHATGHARDGLGKLVIAAMGIVFGDIGTSPIYAFRETFAGHHPLDPDRLHIFGVLSLIFWSLMIVVTIKYVSIIMRADNKGEGGSLALLALISRQSGHKRWTGPIVMLGVFATALFYGDSMITPAMSVLSASEGLTTVDPRFGPIVLPLAVAILIGLFAIQSRGTAKVGQLFGPIMAVYFLTLATLGILHIAANPSILLALNPWYALQFFLTDKLVAFLALGSVVLAVTGAEALYTDMGHFGRNPIRVSWLAIVLPALMLNYLGQGAMIMSLSPGAAAETIKNPFFLLAPEALRLPLVILVILASIIASQAVISGAFSLTQQAIQLGFMPRLKITHTSASAQGQIYIPVINWGLLVIVILLVMSFRTSSNLAAAYGIAVTGAMFIDSCLLVVLLFSLWKWNRLLSVGALAVFFLVDSAYFAANLTKVPDGGWFPLMVGLVIFTLLTTWSKGRGLMMERLRESAMPIPVFVASAANSAVRVPGTAVFLTSTPDGVPHALLHNLKHNKVLHERVVLLTVKVADLPTVGPAKRYQVEDLGRGFFRLILNYGFMEEVDVPAALAGASGCGVPFKMMETSFFLARQTLLPSARPGMRIWREKLFAWMLRNAESAMEFFRLPTNRVIELGSQVEI is encoded by the coding sequence ATGACCGATGACTGCGGTTCAGGCGGGCCAGTGACCACGCCCGATCAAGCGACGCCGGCCGACGGCGCTGGCGCAGCTGCGCCGGCGGAGAGCAGTCATGCGACCGGCCACGCGCGCGACGGCCTGGGCAAGCTCGTCATCGCGGCGATGGGGATCGTGTTCGGCGACATCGGCACGAGCCCGATCTATGCGTTTCGCGAGACCTTTGCGGGCCATCATCCGCTCGATCCAGACAGGCTGCACATATTCGGCGTCCTCAGCCTGATCTTCTGGTCGCTGATGATCGTGGTGACGATCAAATATGTCAGCATCATCATGCGCGCCGACAATAAGGGGGAGGGCGGCAGCCTCGCGCTGCTTGCTCTCATCAGCCGCCAGAGCGGCCACAAACGCTGGACCGGCCCGATCGTCATGCTGGGCGTCTTCGCGACGGCGCTGTTCTATGGCGACTCGATGATTACCCCGGCCATGTCGGTGCTTTCGGCCTCGGAAGGCCTGACGACGGTCGATCCCCGATTTGGTCCGATCGTGCTGCCGCTGGCCGTCGCGATCCTCATCGGCCTCTTCGCCATCCAGTCGCGCGGGACGGCGAAGGTCGGTCAGCTCTTCGGCCCGATCATGGCGGTCTATTTCCTGACGCTGGCGACGCTCGGCATTCTGCATATCGCCGCCAATCCCTCGATCCTGCTCGCCCTCAATCCCTGGTATGCGCTGCAGTTCTTCCTGACGGACAAGCTGGTCGCTTTCCTGGCGCTGGGTTCGGTGGTCCTCGCGGTGACCGGCGCGGAAGCACTCTATACCGACATGGGGCACTTCGGACGTAACCCGATCCGTGTTTCCTGGCTCGCCATCGTCCTGCCCGCGCTGATGCTCAATTATCTGGGGCAGGGCGCGATGATCATGTCGCTCTCGCCCGGCGCAGCAGCCGAAACAATCAAGAATCCGTTCTTCCTGCTGGCCCCCGAAGCGCTGCGGCTGCCGCTTGTCATCCTCGTCATCCTCGCCTCAATCATCGCCAGCCAGGCCGTGATTTCAGGCGCCTTCTCGCTGACCCAGCAAGCGATCCAGCTCGGCTTCATGCCCCGTCTCAAGATCACCCACACCAGCGCCAGCGCGCAGGGGCAGATCTATATTCCGGTGATCAACTGGGGCCTGCTGGTCATCGTGATCCTGCTGGTGATGTCCTTCCGGACCTCCAGCAATCTGGCGGCGGCCTATGGCATCGCCGTCACCGGCGCGATGTTCATCGACAGCTGCCTGCTCGTCGTGCTGCTGTTCTCGCTCTGGAAATGGAACCGCCTGCTCTCCGTGGGCGCACTGGCGGTCTTCTTCCTGGTGGACAGCGCCTATTTCGCCGCCAATCTCACCAAGGTGCCCGATGGCGGCTGGTTCCCGCTGATGGTGGGGCTCGTCATCTTCACGCTGCTGACCACATGGTCGAAGGGCAGGGGGCTGATGATGGAGCGGCTGCGCGAATCGGCCATGCCGATCCCGGTGTTCGTCGCCTCCGCAGCGAACAGCGCGGTTCGCGTCCCGGGCACCGCCGTGTTCCTCACGTCCACGCCGGATGGCGTGCCGCACGCGCTGCTCCACAATCTCAAGCACAACAAGGTGCTGCACGAGCGGGTGGTGCTGCTCACCGTGAAGGTCGCTGACCTGCCGACCGTCGGCCCGGCCAAGCGCTATCAGGTGGAGGATCTCGGGCGCGGCTTCTTCCGCCTGATCCTGAACTACGGCTTCATGGAGGAAGTGGACGTGCCGGCCGCGCTGGCGGGGGCCTCCGGTTGCGGCGTGCCCTTCAAGATGATGGAGACGAGCTTCTTCCTCGCGCGCCAGACGCTCCTGCCGTCCGCGCGGCCGGGGATGCGCATCTGGCGGGAGAAGCTGTTCGCCTGGATGCTGCGCAACGCGGAAAGCGCGATGGAGTTCTTCCGCTTGCCGACCAACCGCGTGATCGAGCTGGGAAGCCAGGTCGAGATCTGA
- a CDS encoding MFS transporter, giving the protein MTAGQGMIATISATLDQRPISTRQIAILLIVQFILMIDGLDIQLLGLVAPVILAEWGIERAAFGPALAASLLGLALGAGGGGRLGDLFGRKRVLCVATFLFGLATVVAAFAQDVTQMTIIRFISGLGFGAATPSSVALVAEWLPRRAQAKAIAFLSVGTPLGGMVGALALQLFLPMLGWRGCFVACGLLTLAVAFIVLVALPESAAYLAGKGESERAADLLKRHAGIESIALATPASAREMPTSRARQDSMFARHYLRLNVGAWLLFFSAQLIVYAFISWMPTMLTTAGFPLAQALQAIFAFNLLSVMAALLAGFLVNALGSRRVVMSAALLAAGCILLLGLRLHGLSGLPDAATYWVVMGAVGGVGIFASTAIATGYSVIALGYSEQVRATGIGVGLMIGRSGGVIMGLIGGVLLSVANDQSWPFFAVVLFFALTILAAALVINRHIPPLR; this is encoded by the coding sequence ATGACGGCTGGGCAGGGAATGATTGCGACGATTTCCGCGACGCTTGACCAGCGGCCCATCAGTACCCGGCAAATCGCGATCCTGCTCATCGTCCAGTTCATCCTGATGATCGACGGGCTGGACATCCAGCTCCTCGGGCTCGTCGCGCCGGTGATCCTCGCGGAATGGGGCATCGAGCGCGCCGCCTTCGGTCCGGCGCTGGCGGCATCCCTGCTCGGGCTCGCGCTCGGTGCGGGCGGCGGCGGGCGGCTCGGCGACCTGTTCGGCCGCAAGCGCGTCCTGTGCGTGGCGACCTTCCTGTTCGGTCTGGCGACGGTGGTTGCGGCCTTCGCGCAGGATGTCACGCAGATGACGATCATCCGCTTCATCAGTGGCCTCGGCTTCGGCGCGGCGACGCCCTCGTCCGTCGCGCTGGTCGCCGAATGGCTGCCGCGTCGGGCGCAGGCGAAAGCGATCGCGTTCCTGTCGGTCGGCACGCCGCTCGGCGGCATGGTCGGGGCGCTGGCGCTGCAGCTCTTCCTGCCCATGCTCGGCTGGCGAGGCTGCTTCGTCGCCTGCGGTCTCCTGACGCTCGCGGTTGCCTTCATCGTGCTGGTGGCGCTGCCGGAGTCCGCCGCTTATCTGGCCGGAAAGGGAGAGAGCGAGCGCGCCGCCGACCTGCTGAAGCGCCATGCGGGCATCGAGTCGATCGCGCTCGCGACGCCTGCGTCAGCGCGCGAGATGCCGACCTCGCGAGCCCGGCAGGACAGCATGTTCGCGCGCCATTATCTGCGCCTCAATGTGGGGGCGTGGCTACTGTTCTTCTCCGCCCAGCTCATTGTCTACGCCTTCATTTCATGGATGCCGACGATGCTCACCACGGCCGGCTTCCCGCTCGCGCAGGCGCTTCAGGCGATCTTCGCCTTCAATCTCCTGTCGGTCATGGCCGCGCTTCTCGCGGGCTTCCTCGTCAATGCGCTTGGCTCGCGGAGGGTGGTGATGTCCGCGGCCCTGCTGGCGGCGGGATGCATCCTGCTGCTGGGACTGCGGCTGCACGGCCTCAGCGGCTTGCCGGATGCCGCGACCTATTGGGTCGTCATGGGCGCGGTCGGGGGCGTCGGAATTTTCGCGAGTACCGCGATCGCGACCGGCTATTCCGTGATCGCGCTCGGCTATTCCGAACAGGTGCGCGCGACCGGCATCGGGGTCGGGCTGATGATCGGCCGTTCGGGCGGCGTGATCATGGGGCTGATCGGCGGCGTGCTGCTGAGCGTGGCCAATGACCAGAGCTGGCCTTTCTTCGCGGTTGTCCTGTTCTTCGCGCTCACCATCCTGGCCGCCGCGCTTGTCATCAACCGGCATATCCCGCCGCTGCGCTGA
- a CDS encoding NTP transferase domain-containing protein, protein MPGNDGLVIALLGAGRSSRFGREDKLLAMLGDRPLIAWAAQAGLGIPAAHHLLVSGPDARLAAACPGYVLLPNPHPEDGLASSLRIAAGAARGLGTTALLVLLADMPFVDAGHLAAMVTQWDRDGSQPLFSRRPGGPPQPPALFPAAFLPMIEALQGDRGARALAGDALIVETQADRMIDIDTPADLARAADYLRALDPGEQT, encoded by the coding sequence GTGCCGGGCAATGACGGCCTCGTCATCGCGCTGCTCGGCGCCGGTCGTTCATCGCGCTTCGGGCGCGAGGACAAGCTGCTGGCCATGCTTGGGGATCGCCCGCTGATCGCGTGGGCGGCCCAGGCGGGGCTCGGCATTCCGGCGGCGCATCATCTTCTCGTCTCGGGTCCGGACGCGCGGCTGGCGGCGGCTTGTCCCGGCTATGTCCTGCTCCCCAATCCGCACCCCGAAGACGGTCTGGCGTCCTCCCTGCGCATCGCGGCGGGCGCCGCGCGCGGCCTAGGGACGACGGCCCTGCTCGTCCTGCTGGCGGACATGCCCTTTGTCGATGCGGGGCATCTGGCTGCTATGGTCACGCAGTGGGATCGGGACGGGAGCCAGCCCCTCTTCTCCCGCAGGCCGGGCGGACCGCCTCAGCCCCCCGCACTGTTCCCCGCCGCCTTCCTGCCGATGATCGAGGCCTTGCAGGGCGATCGCGGCGCGCGGGCTTTGGCCGGGGATGCGCTCATCGTCGAAACACAGGCAGACCGCATGATCGACATCGATACGCCTGCGGATCTGGCCCGTGCCGCAGACTATCTTCGGGCACTCGATCCAGGCGAGCAGACCTGA
- a CDS encoding XdhC family protein yields MNDIDEIVAAARDWAGQPMALATVIEASGSAPRPRGGHLLVAGDGRFAGSISGGCVEYEVFAIAEGVIAGAPASVHHYGSSDPGVWLPGLPCGGQIGVLVQPVSEDGFPPALFGAIEAARKAARPLALSTDLATGRTVAGDLPGHFVNVYEPARRLLIVGGVQIAQTLSAIARATGFSVTVNDPRERFLSAARFPDATLTDAWPDEAVHAFAPDASAAVVTLSHDVKIDDPALAAALLHPTGYVGALGSQANQARRLERLEALGIDRAALARIDGPAGVPIGGMGPQEIALSIAAGIVKALRAGQ; encoded by the coding sequence TTGAACGATATTGACGAGATCGTCGCGGCCGCCCGCGACTGGGCCGGCCAGCCCATGGCGCTTGCCACCGTGATCGAGGCATCGGGCTCCGCCCCGCGCCCCCGGGGCGGGCATCTGCTCGTGGCTGGCGACGGGCGCTTCGCGGGATCGATCTCCGGCGGCTGTGTGGAATATGAAGTGTTCGCCATCGCCGAGGGCGTGATCGCCGGCGCACCGGCAAGCGTTCATCATTATGGCAGCAGCGATCCGGGCGTGTGGCTGCCCGGCCTGCCATGCGGCGGGCAGATCGGCGTCCTCGTGCAGCCAGTGAGCGAAGACGGGTTTCCGCCAGCCCTGTTCGGCGCGATCGAGGCGGCGCGCAAGGCGGCAAGGCCTCTTGCTCTTTCCACCGATCTCGCAACCGGCCGCACCGTCGCGGGCGACCTGCCCGGCCATTTCGTGAATGTCTATGAGCCGGCGCGCCGCCTGCTCATCGTCGGCGGAGTTCAGATCGCCCAGACCCTGTCCGCCATTGCCCGCGCGACCGGCTTCAGCGTGACCGTCAACGACCCCCGCGAGCGCTTCCTGAGCGCCGCGCGCTTCCCCGATGCCACCCTGACCGATGCTTGGCCCGACGAGGCCGTCCACGCCTTCGCGCCGGATGCCAGCGCGGCGGTGGTGACGCTCAGCCATGACGTCAAGATCGACGATCCCGCCCTCGCCGCCGCCCTGCTTCATCCCACCGGCTATGTCGGCGCGCTGGGCTCGCAGGCCAATCAGGCGCGCCGGCTGGAACGGCTCGAAGCCCTCGGCATCGACCGGGCGGCGCTGGCGCGCATCGATGGCCCGGCGGGTGTCCCGATCGGCGGCATGGGGCCCCAGGAAATCGCCCTGTCCATCGCGGCGGGCATCGTGAAGGCGCTGCGTGCCGGGCAATGA
- a CDS encoding (2Fe-2S)-binding protein: MATTLSINGETREVDTDPRKPLLWVLREDLDMPGTKFGCGMALCGACTVHVDGKAVRSCTTPISTVAGKQVTTIEHVATLPVGRKVSEAWTELDVPQCGYCQAGQIMSATALLSAKPSPSDEEIDQAMSGNICRCATYLRIRAAIKKAAASEGASA; this comes from the coding sequence ATGGCCACCACATTGTCGATCAACGGGGAGACGCGGGAAGTGGACACCGATCCGCGCAAGCCCCTGCTCTGGGTGCTGCGCGAGGACCTCGACATGCCCGGGACCAAGTTCGGCTGCGGCATGGCCCTGTGCGGTGCCTGCACCGTGCATGTCGACGGCAAGGCGGTGCGCTCCTGCACCACGCCGATCAGCACCGTGGCCGGCAAGCAGGTCACCACCATCGAGCATGTCGCGACTCTGCCGGTCGGCCGAAAAGTGAGCGAGGCCTGGACGGAGCTGGACGTGCCGCAATGCGGCTACTGCCAGGCCGGGCAGATCATGAGCGCGACTGCGCTGCTCAGCGCCAAGCCGTCGCCGAGCGATGAGGAGATCGATCAGGCCATGAGCGGCAACATCTGCCGTTGCGCGACCTATCTGCGAATTCGAGCGGCCATCAAGAAAGCCGCCGCCAGCGAAGGAGCGAGCGCATGA
- a CDS encoding xanthine dehydrogenase family protein molybdopterin-binding subunit — MTAPLMLGRRALLKATLVGGAVLAFDARIAFAANPGDKATVINAYIRVNPDNSFIIGAKNPEIGQGVKTMLPMLIAEELDVDWAQVTPETTIADDKVYGFQIAGGSFTTPMNYIPMRQVGAAARAMFVKAAAAQWNVPENALTTAGGTVTHAASKRSATYAQLAAAAAKVAAPALDKVPLKEPAAFRIIGRSKIGIDTPAIVAGKPLFGIDVAKPGMVQAAIEACPTYGGTLVSFDEAAVKALPGIIAVIPMNSSYDLKGGHDAVAIVAESWWVANQARAALKPVWSVDAQKGYSTASFARQATEKMDGKAETTLFSKGDATRALAGAAKTVSARYDYPFLAHATLEPQNCTAEFRDGKIEFWAPTQFPADGRRIVAEAIGIAPENITIHMTRIGGGFGRRLSNDYMAQVAQIAKALPGRPVKLIWNRTDDLRHDFYRPGGWHSLSAGLDGEGRLTALTDHFVTYGKDGKPATGAGMHDTEFPVRLLGDVALGVSFIESNVPTGYLRAPTSNAMAFVFQSFLDEVALAAGTDLPEMLRRILGEPRVLKFEGGSPDGSTPEFNTGRARAIIDKVCQMAGWKGREGGNGKGRGFGFYYSHRGYFAEVVDISVSEKGAVQVEKVWVAGDVGAQIINPINAVHQVQGSVIDGIGQILSGQKVEIVNGAANRTNFHDYPLPRIGAAPEDVVVEFVLSDAPVTGLGEPALPPVVPAIANAIFAATGKRVRSLPVVPADLTA; from the coding sequence ATGACCGCCCCGCTCATGCTCGGCCGGCGGGCGCTGCTCAAGGCGACGCTGGTCGGCGGCGCCGTGCTTGCCTTCGACGCGCGGATCGCTTTTGCGGCCAATCCGGGAGACAAGGCCACGGTCATCAATGCCTATATCCGCGTCAACCCGGACAACAGCTTCATCATCGGGGCGAAGAATCCGGAGATCGGGCAGGGCGTCAAGACGATGCTGCCGATGCTCATCGCCGAGGAACTGGATGTCGACTGGGCGCAGGTGACGCCCGAGACGACGATTGCCGACGACAAGGTCTATGGCTTCCAGATCGCGGGCGGCAGCTTCACCACGCCGATGAACTACATCCCCATGCGCCAGGTGGGCGCGGCGGCGCGCGCGATGTTCGTGAAGGCGGCGGCGGCACAATGGAACGTGCCGGAGAATGCCCTTACCACGGCGGGCGGCACGGTCACGCATGCGGCCAGCAAGCGCAGCGCGACTTATGCGCAGCTCGCGGCGGCGGCGGCGAAAGTCGCCGCGCCCGCGCTGGACAAGGTGCCCCTCAAGGAACCGGCCGCGTTCCGTATCATCGGCCGGTCGAAAATCGGGATCGATACGCCCGCCATCGTCGCGGGCAAGCCGCTGTTCGGCATCGACGTGGCGAAGCCGGGGATGGTGCAGGCCGCGATCGAGGCCTGCCCGACTTATGGCGGCACGCTGGTAAGCTTCGACGAGGCGGCGGTGAAGGCGCTGCCGGGCATCATCGCGGTCATCCCGATGAACAGCAGCTATGACCTCAAGGGCGGCCATGACGCCGTCGCCATCGTGGCGGAAAGCTGGTGGGTGGCCAATCAGGCGCGCGCTGCGCTCAAGCCGGTCTGGTCGGTCGATGCGCAGAAGGGCTATTCCACTGCATCCTTCGCCCGGCAGGCGACGGAGAAGATGGACGGCAAGGCTGAGACCACGCTGTTCAGCAAGGGCGATGCGACGCGTGCGCTGGCAGGCGCCGCGAAGACCGTCTCGGCCCGCTATGATTATCCCTTCCTCGCCCATGCGACGCTGGAACCCCAGAACTGCACGGCGGAATTCAGGGACGGCAAGATCGAGTTCTGGGCGCCGACGCAGTTCCCTGCCGATGGCCGCAGGATCGTGGCCGAGGCAATCGGCATCGCGCCTGAGAACATCACGATCCACATGACGCGGATCGGCGGCGGTTTCGGGCGGCGGCTGTCCAACGATTATATGGCGCAGGTCGCGCAGATCGCGAAGGCGCTGCCGGGCCGTCCGGTCAAGCTCATCTGGAACCGCACGGACGATCTGCGGCATGATTTCTATCGGCCCGGGGGCTGGCACAGCCTGAGTGCCGGACTGGACGGCGAGGGCCGCCTGACGGCGCTCACGGATCATTTCGTGACCTATGGCAAGGACGGCAAGCCTGCCACCGGCGCGGGCATGCACGACACGGAATTCCCGGTGCGCTTGCTGGGCGACGTCGCTCTGGGCGTCTCGTTCATCGAGAGCAATGTGCCGACCGGCTATCTGCGCGCACCCACGTCCAATGCCATGGCCTTCGTCTTCCAGAGCTTCCTTGACGAAGTGGCGCTGGCGGCGGGCACGGATCTGCCGGAGATGCTCCGGCGCATCCTGGGCGAGCCGCGTGTGCTCAAGTTCGAGGGCGGCTCGCCGGACGGCAGCACGCCCGAGTTCAACACCGGCCGCGCCCGGGCGATCATCGACAAGGTCTGCCAGATGGCCGGCTGGAAAGGGCGCGAAGGCGGCAACGGCAAGGGTCGCGGCTTCGGCTTCTACTATAGCCACCGGGGCTATTTCGCGGAAGTGGTGGACATCTCGGTGAGCGAGAAGGGCGCGGTGCAGGTCGAGAAGGTCTGGGTCGCCGGCGATGTCGGCGCGCAGATCATCAATCCGATCAATGCCGTGCATCAGGTGCAGGGATCGGTGATCGACGGCATCGGCCAGATTCTCTCGGGGCAGAAAGTCGAGATCGTGAACGGGGCGGCGAACCGCACGAACTTCCACGATTATCCGCTGCCCCGCATCGGAGCGGCACCGGAGGATGTCGTGGTGGAATTCGTCCTGTCCGATGCGCCGGTGACGGGCCTTGGCGAACCGGCGCTTCCGCCGGTGGTGCCGGCCATCGCCAACGCGATCTTCGCGGCAACGGGCAAGCGGGTCCGCTCCCTCCCGGTGGTGCCGGCGGACCTGACGGCCTGA
- a CDS encoding DUF427 domain-containing protein, whose amino-acid sequence MVEARWNGAVIARSDDTVVVEGNHYFPADAVDPAVLRPSDTTTICSWKGTAHYYGLHVDGADNPDAAWYYPDPKPEAEAVRGRIAFWKGVEVG is encoded by the coding sequence ATGGTCGAAGCCCGTTGGAATGGCGCCGTCATCGCCCGCAGCGATGATACGGTTGTCGTCGAAGGCAATCATTATTTCCCCGCCGACGCGGTCGATCCGGCGGTGCTGCGCCCCAGCGACACCACGACGATCTGCTCCTGGAAAGGCACGGCGCATTATTACGGCCTGCACGTCGACGGCGCCGACAACCCGGATGCGGCCTGGTACTATCCCGACCCCAAGCCCGAGGCGGAAGCCGTCCGGGGGCGGATTGCTTTCTGGAAGGGCGTCGAGGTCGGCTGA
- the arsC gene encoding arsenate reductase (glutaredoxin) (This arsenate reductase requires both glutathione and glutaredoxin to convert arsenate to arsenite, after which the efflux transporter formed by ArsA and ArsB can extrude the arsenite from the cell, providing resistance.) translates to MKATIYHNPRCSKSRETLAILESTPGVDVEIVEYLKTPPSRETLAELYARAGMTPRDGLRKGEDGAKALKEADDDAILDAMAADPILIERPLVATDKGVRLGRPPERVREIL, encoded by the coding sequence ATGAAAGCCACGATCTATCACAATCCGCGCTGCTCCAAATCGCGCGAGACGCTGGCAATCCTCGAGAGCACGCCCGGCGTCGACGTCGAGATCGTCGAATATCTCAAGACCCCGCCGAGTCGCGAGACGCTGGCCGAACTGTACGCCCGGGCCGGGATGACGCCGCGCGATGGCCTGCGCAAAGGCGAGGACGGCGCGAAGGCCCTCAAGGAGGCCGATGACGACGCGATCCTCGACGCTATGGCCGCCGACCCGATCCTGATCGAGCGCCCGCTGGTCGCGACCGACAAGGGCGTCCGCCTCGGCCGTCCGCCGGAACGAGTGCGGGAAATCCTCTGA
- a CDS encoding GNAT family N-acetyltransferase, whose translation MSAAPLIAIRPVEPADAGQIAAIYAHHVLHGTATFDTDPPGVEQWHEKIGQCLGRQWPFLVALDEAGTILGYAYATQFRDRPAYAHACEDSIYVRSDRTGQGVGRALLAALVAAAAARGFTQMLAVIGGGEPGSVALHGRLGFRHAGRMEKVGRKFGQWLDTVYMQRALGDEAPADRPEPNRKDEP comes from the coding sequence ATGAGCGCCGCGCCCCTCATCGCCATCCGGCCCGTCGAACCCGCAGATGCGGGGCAGATCGCCGCCATCTATGCCCATCACGTCCTGCACGGCACGGCGACCTTCGACACCGATCCGCCGGGCGTGGAACAATGGCACGAGAAGATCGGCCAGTGTCTCGGGCGGCAGTGGCCATTCCTCGTGGCGCTTGACGAGGCAGGCACGATCCTGGGCTATGCCTATGCCACGCAGTTCCGCGATCGCCCGGCCTATGCCCATGCCTGCGAGGACAGCATCTATGTCCGCTCCGACCGGACCGGCCAGGGTGTTGGCCGCGCCCTGCTCGCCGCACTGGTCGCCGCGGCCGCCGCGCGCGGCTTCACGCAGATGCTGGCCGTAATCGGCGGCGGAGAGCCCGGCTCGGTCGCGCTCCACGGCCGGCTGGGCTTTCGCCACGCGGGCCGGATGGAGAAAGTCGGCCGCAAGTTCGGGCAATGGCTGGACACCGTCTACATGCAGCGGGCATTGGGCGACGAGGCGCCCGCCGATCGACCCGAACCAAACCGGAAGGACGAGCCATGA